A genomic window from Nocardioides sp. BP30 includes:
- a CDS encoding MFS transporter, which yields MSIVALERSGVLRHREFRLLAGGSAVSSFGNAITPVALAFAVLDLGGSAAELGLVEAAFSAAEVLTTLLGGVLGDRVSRRLMMQGSSMGSASIQAVLALTLVLHHASIGGLTALGMIAGVLSALSGPASKAVTRMTVPEADLAGAVATRALLQQLAMTIGYAVGGILVAAVDAGWAIMIDAATFGVAAVCFSRLRIPDLAAGPRGTVVAELGEGAREVLRHAWLWLLIGQALLYHFFFGGAQNVLGPIVVGEGMGRAAWGAALAWLMVGFVVGGLICLRWRPRRSLFIGTMLLATTALFPLAMALAPTPPLVWAGAFLHGVGLSIFSVFWDLAIQQNVADDKLSRVYAFDLVGSFVARPLGLALTGPVAEAVGFERWLVVVAAVIGGSSLLTLLSGDVRRLELRR from the coding sequence ATGAGCATCGTGGCGCTCGAGCGCTCCGGCGTGCTGCGTCATCGCGAGTTCCGGCTCCTGGCCGGGGGCAGCGCCGTCAGCTCCTTCGGCAACGCCATCACGCCGGTGGCGCTGGCCTTCGCCGTACTCGACCTGGGTGGGAGCGCCGCCGAGCTGGGACTGGTCGAGGCGGCGTTCAGCGCCGCCGAGGTGCTCACGACCCTGCTGGGTGGCGTTCTCGGCGACCGGGTCTCGCGTCGGCTGATGATGCAGGGCTCGTCGATGGGCAGTGCGTCGATCCAGGCGGTGCTGGCACTGACCCTGGTGCTGCACCACGCCTCGATCGGAGGCCTCACCGCCCTCGGGATGATCGCCGGTGTGCTCTCAGCGCTGAGCGGACCGGCCTCGAAGGCCGTCACCCGGATGACGGTGCCCGAAGCGGACCTGGCCGGCGCCGTCGCCACCCGAGCGCTCCTGCAGCAGCTCGCCATGACCATCGGGTACGCCGTGGGCGGGATCCTCGTGGCGGCCGTCGACGCCGGCTGGGCGATCATGATCGACGCGGCGACGTTCGGCGTCGCCGCGGTGTGCTTCTCCCGGCTGCGGATCCCGGATCTGGCCGCCGGCCCGCGGGGTACGGTCGTGGCCGAGCTGGGCGAAGGTGCGCGGGAGGTGCTGCGGCACGCCTGGCTCTGGCTGCTGATCGGCCAGGCCCTGCTCTACCACTTCTTCTTCGGCGGTGCCCAGAACGTCCTCGGACCCATCGTGGTCGGCGAGGGCATGGGCCGGGCCGCCTGGGGCGCGGCCCTGGCCTGGCTGATGGTCGGGTTCGTCGTGGGCGGCCTGATCTGCCTGCGCTGGCGCCCGCGCCGCTCCCTGTTCATCGGCACCATGCTGCTCGCCACGACGGCGCTGTTCCCCCTGGCGATGGCGCTCGCGCCGACGCCGCCGCTGGTGTGGGCCGGCGCCTTCCTGCACGGCGTCGGACTCTCCATCTTCTCGGTCTTCTGGGACCTGGCGATCCAGCAGAACGTGGCGGACGACAAGCTGTCGCGGGTCTACGCCTTCGACCTGGTGGGCTCGTTCGTCGCTCGGCCGCTGGGACTCGCGCTGACCGGTCCGGTCGCCGAAGCGGTCGGCTTCGAGCGGTGGTTGGTCGTCGTCGCCGCGGTGATCGGCGGGTCGAGCCTGCTGACGCTGCTCTCGGGCGACGTACGCCGGCTCGAGCTGCGCCGCTGA
- a CDS encoding MarR family winged helix-turn-helix transcriptional regulator, with protein MEGEDWADRHVERWRDHWIDIDFDDDVEAITVRINRVRAHLQRTKQQAVTEVGLQDFEYDTLHVLMIRDTPGRASPSQLAEDLGISNAGMTGRLDGLERSGWVERRADPADRRRVHIEATAAGRDVWRSAMRLRGRAEDELFGVLTPAQRHTLAALLKELTLRIEEG; from the coding sequence ATGGAGGGCGAGGACTGGGCCGACCGGCACGTCGAGCGCTGGCGCGACCACTGGATCGACATCGACTTCGACGACGACGTCGAGGCCATCACCGTCCGGATCAACCGGGTGCGGGCGCACCTGCAGCGCACCAAGCAACAGGCCGTGACCGAGGTCGGGCTGCAGGACTTCGAGTACGACACGCTGCACGTGCTGATGATCCGCGACACCCCCGGCCGTGCCAGCCCCTCGCAGCTGGCCGAGGACCTCGGCATCAGCAACGCAGGCATGACCGGCCGCCTCGACGGCCTCGAGCGGTCCGGGTGGGTGGAGCGCCGCGCCGACCCCGCCGACAGGCGCCGGGTGCACATCGAGGCCACCGCGGCAGGCCGCGACGTCTGGCGCAGCGCGATGCGGCTGCGCGGACGTGCCGAGGACGAGCTCTTCGGCGTTCTGACCCCCGCCCAGAGGCACACGCTGGCCGCCCTGCTCAAGGAGCTGACGCTGCGGATCGAGGAGGGCTAG
- a CDS encoding response regulator transcription factor — MSVRVVVVDDHAMFRSGVRAELAEQPGIEVVAEAEDVDSAVAAVASRQPDVVLLDVHLPGGGGVEVMRRAPSVDGRPRYLALSVSDAAEDVIGTIRGGARGYVTKTITGPELAAAIERVAGGDAVFSPRLAGFVLDAFSGVIEVAAVDEDLDRLTEREREVMRLIARGYSYKEVARELFISIKTVETHMSSVLRKLQLSSRHELTRWASDRRLL; from the coding sequence ATGAGCGTGCGAGTGGTGGTCGTGGACGACCACGCGATGTTCCGCAGCGGGGTGCGGGCCGAGCTCGCGGAGCAGCCGGGGATCGAGGTGGTCGCCGAGGCCGAGGACGTCGACAGCGCCGTCGCGGCGGTGGCGAGCCGGCAGCCCGACGTGGTGCTCCTCGACGTCCACCTGCCCGGCGGCGGTGGTGTCGAGGTGATGCGACGGGCGCCGAGCGTCGACGGGCGGCCGCGCTACCTGGCGCTGTCGGTCAGCGACGCGGCCGAGGACGTGATCGGGACCATCCGCGGCGGGGCGCGTGGCTATGTCACCAAGACGATCACGGGCCCCGAGCTGGCCGCCGCCATCGAGCGCGTCGCGGGCGGCGACGCCGTGTTCTCGCCCCGGCTCGCGGGCTTCGTGCTCGACGCCTTCTCCGGCGTGATCGAGGTGGCGGCGGTCGACGAGGACCTGGACCGGCTGACCGAGCGGGAGCGCGAGGTGATGCGGCTGATCGCGCGCGGCTACTCCTACAAGGAGGTCGCCAGGGAGCTGTTCATCTCGATCAAGACGGTCGAGACCCACATGTCCAGCGTGCTGCGCAAGCTGCAGCTCTCCTCCCGGCACGAGCTGACCCGCTGGGCCTCCGACCGCCGCCTGCTCTGA
- a CDS encoding ATP-binding protein, whose amino-acid sequence MSELPLPPKAYRDTETGIVGGVAAGLAEHLRVAVMWVRVFFVATALLSGLGVLLYAGLWLFLPAAPAHEPGTPGAESARRGGRRPGRIRRLTDAGPAIALVVLGFGGVLLVESALGIGTLFWPVVIAVAGVALLWRQADEAQRARWLDAGERLDPVALVFGRGGWASYVRVAAGMLLVLVAFGLFSLRGGSAGDAGQLLGAFLLGFAGIGVIVGPWALRLVSDLGAERAERVRTQERADVAAHLHDSVLQTLALIQNNADDPVTVARLARSQERDLRSWLYADSVSPDASIAAALRQVAAEVEDVHGVAVDVVAVGDRPLTATLRPIVAATREAVTNAAKHAAVARVDVYAEVNPGAVEVFVRDRGVGFALAEVSEDRHGVRDSIRARMERHGGSAEIRTGPGEGTEVRLRMPCGESEEAR is encoded by the coding sequence ATGAGCGAGCTCCCGTTGCCTCCCAAGGCCTATCGCGACACCGAGACCGGCATCGTCGGTGGGGTGGCCGCGGGCCTGGCCGAGCACCTGCGGGTGGCGGTGATGTGGGTACGGGTCTTCTTCGTCGCCACCGCCCTGCTCAGCGGGCTCGGCGTGCTGCTCTACGCCGGGCTGTGGCTGTTCCTGCCCGCCGCCCCGGCGCACGAGCCGGGCACTCCCGGTGCCGAGAGCGCGCGGCGCGGCGGCCGCCGGCCGGGCCGGATCCGGCGGCTCACCGACGCCGGCCCCGCCATCGCGCTGGTCGTGCTGGGCTTCGGCGGCGTCCTGCTGGTGGAGTCCGCGCTGGGCATCGGCACGCTCTTCTGGCCGGTGGTCATCGCCGTCGCGGGTGTCGCACTGCTGTGGCGGCAGGCCGACGAGGCACAGCGGGCGCGCTGGCTCGACGCCGGGGAGCGCCTCGACCCGGTCGCGCTGGTGTTCGGCCGCGGGGGCTGGGCGTCCTACGTCCGGGTGGCCGCCGGCATGCTCCTCGTACTGGTCGCCTTCGGGCTCTTCTCGCTGCGCGGAGGCTCGGCGGGGGATGCGGGACAGCTCCTGGGCGCCTTCCTCCTCGGCTTCGCCGGCATCGGCGTCATCGTCGGACCGTGGGCGCTGCGGTTGGTCTCCGACCTCGGTGCCGAGCGCGCCGAGCGGGTGCGCACCCAGGAGCGGGCCGACGTGGCCGCGCATCTGCACGACTCGGTCCTGCAGACGCTCGCGTTGATCCAGAACAACGCCGACGACCCGGTCACCGTCGCACGGCTCGCCCGCTCGCAGGAGCGCGACCTGCGGTCGTGGCTGTACGCCGACAGCGTCTCGCCCGACGCCAGCATCGCCGCCGCGCTGCGGCAGGTGGCGGCCGAGGTGGAGGACGTCCACGGTGTCGCGGTCGACGTGGTGGCTGTCGGTGACCGGCCGCTGACGGCGACGCTGCGGCCGATCGTCGCGGCCACGCGCGAGGCCGTCACCAACGCCGCCAAGCACGCAGCGGTGGCACGGGTGGACGTCTATGCCGAGGTGAACCCCGGTGCGGTCGAGGTGTTCGTCCGCGACCGCGGCGTCGGCTTCGCGCTGGCGGAGGTCTCCGAGGACCGCCACGGCGTACGGGACTCGATCCGGGCGCGGATGGAGCGGCACGGAGGCAGTGCCGAGATCAGGACCGGCCCCGGCGAGGGCACCGAGGTGCGGCTGCGGATGCCGTGCGGGGAGAGTGAGGAGGCGAGATGA
- a CDS encoding PspC domain-containing protein: MTTTPTDAPHDPGPGTPAGAPASHHLGNLRRSRDDRHIAGVGGGLARHFQIDPIVVRVALVVLIFFGGAGLILYIGAWLFVPQEGKRSAIVRLDERSRAFVLYGVAALATVALLGDTAGHLHAPWPVFVIAVIALLIISERRGELRLPGRREPAGATPPATQQTQQTQQAPPQVPAPDDVPVAPTNPRKRGPILFWFTIALIALAEGVLGIVDLAGASVAGPAYPALAVGIIGLMLVVGAFWGRAGGLILLGFVTSLVLVGSLAADKWQLDGHGRSVHYTPTSTAALRTEYHLGTGELRLDLSQVSDPTALSGRSVSVTGHVGSIEIVVPPQISTTAEGVVKGPGQVEIFGEGHGGIHPRNSGSVTGSLTSVPLYIHADLNVGQITVETSDE; the protein is encoded by the coding sequence ATGACCACGACTCCGACCGATGCCCCGCACGATCCGGGTCCCGGCACACCTGCCGGGGCGCCCGCGTCGCACCACCTCGGCAACCTGCGGCGCAGCCGCGACGACCGGCACATCGCCGGCGTGGGCGGAGGGCTGGCGCGGCACTTCCAGATCGACCCGATCGTCGTCCGGGTGGCCCTCGTCGTGCTGATCTTCTTCGGCGGCGCCGGCCTGATCCTCTACATCGGCGCCTGGTTGTTCGTGCCCCAGGAGGGCAAGCGGTCTGCGATCGTGCGGCTCGACGAGCGCAGTCGCGCCTTCGTGCTCTACGGCGTGGCGGCCCTGGCCACGGTGGCGCTGCTCGGCGACACGGCCGGGCACCTGCACGCACCGTGGCCCGTCTTCGTGATCGCGGTGATCGCGCTGCTCATCATCAGCGAGCGCCGCGGCGAGCTCCGGCTGCCGGGGCGACGGGAGCCGGCCGGTGCCACCCCGCCCGCGACGCAGCAGACGCAGCAGACGCAGCAGGCTCCGCCCCAGGTGCCGGCGCCCGACGACGTACCCGTCGCTCCGACCAACCCCCGCAAGCGCGGTCCGATCCTCTTCTGGTTCACCATCGCGCTGATCGCGCTGGCGGAGGGGGTGCTCGGGATCGTCGACCTGGCCGGGGCCTCGGTCGCCGGTCCGGCGTACCCGGCGCTCGCGGTGGGGATCATCGGCCTGATGCTCGTCGTGGGCGCGTTCTGGGGCCGGGCGGGCGGCCTGATCCTGCTCGGCTTCGTGACCAGCCTCGTCCTGGTCGGCAGCCTGGCCGCGGACAAGTGGCAGCTCGACGGACACGGGCGCAGCGTGCACTACACCCCGACTTCGACCGCGGCCCTGCGCACCGAGTACCACCTCGGCACCGGCGAGCTCCGGCTCGACCTCTCCCAGGTGAGCGACCCCACCGCGCTCTCCGGCCGCTCCGTCTCCGTGACCGGCCACGTCGGCAGCATCGAGATCGTCGTCCCCCCACAGATCTCGACCACGGCCGAGGGTGTGGTCAAGGGGCCGGGGCAGGTCGAGATCTTCGGTGAGGGCCACGGTGGCATCCACCCCCGCAACAGCGGCTCGGTCACCGGCAGCCTGACCAGCGTTCCCCTCTACATCCACGCCGACCTCAACGTCGGCCAGATCACCGTGGAGACCAGCGATGAGTGA
- a CDS encoding glycerophosphodiester phosphodiesterase family protein, translating to MPLVIGHRGAPGHLAEHSLESYRLAIRMGADAVETDIVMSSDGVLVVRHENELSRTTDVASRPEFAGRHTVRQVGDKLCRGWFTEDFTFAELRSLHAPTAYDPIISLDELLLLVAEESARMGRRIGLHIEVKHPAYFAAAGLPMVGPLLQTLRDHGVDRPATRVWIQSFDPEFVRRMDPLTSLPLVQLVDETWGRIDCHAIAAYADAIGPRRTMVLSADGAVRPLLAEAHRAGLKVFVWTLRGPVGAHRAMLATGVDGVFTDYADRAVEALARTVVGEPA from the coding sequence ATGCCTCTCGTCATCGGCCACCGTGGCGCCCCGGGCCATCTCGCCGAGCACTCGCTGGAGTCCTACCGCCTCGCCATCCGGATGGGTGCCGACGCGGTCGAGACCGACATCGTGATGAGCAGCGACGGCGTCCTCGTCGTCCGCCACGAGAACGAGCTGTCCCGCACCACCGACGTGGCGTCGCGACCGGAGTTCGCCGGCCGGCACACGGTCCGGCAGGTCGGCGACAAGCTTTGCCGCGGCTGGTTCACCGAGGACTTCACCTTCGCCGAGCTGCGCTCGCTGCACGCCCCCACGGCGTACGACCCGATCATCAGCCTCGACGAGCTGCTGCTGCTCGTCGCCGAGGAGTCGGCGCGGATGGGCCGCCGGATCGGGCTGCACATCGAGGTCAAGCACCCCGCCTACTTCGCGGCGGCCGGGCTGCCGATGGTGGGTCCGCTCCTGCAGACCCTGCGCGACCACGGTGTCGACCGGCCGGCCACGCGGGTCTGGATCCAGTCCTTCGACCCGGAGTTCGTCCGCCGGATGGACCCGTTGACCTCCTTGCCGCTGGTGCAGCTGGTCGACGAGACCTGGGGACGGATCGACTGCCACGCGATAGCGGCGTACGCCGACGCCATCGGTCCCCGTCGCACCATGGTGCTCAGCGCCGACGGTGCGGTCAGGCCGCTGCTCGCCGAGGCGCACCGCGCCGGCCTCAAGGTGTTCGTCTGGACGCTGCGTGGCCCGGTCGGCGCACACCGCGCGATGCTGGCCACCGGCGTCGACGGGGTCTTCACCGACTACGCGGACAGGGCCGTCGAGGCGCTGGCGCGCACCGTGGTGGGCGAGCCCGCCTAG
- a CDS encoding acyltransferase: MPSVTGWTRGETLSPAHRRRLLGAGVDPEVLGVLTLRRVLDPLPGWWHDGGNALYLGEGAVVDPALVGRLALYPFADALVVVAADLTNLVSLLVGGDEATVFLGPGTELTAGEIYCGARSAVVLDGAVLATRCAVIDARNGGSIIARTDQLWAADVYVATDDMHRLEDVVTGERINPYGATIRLGRHVWLGRDAVVTGHVDIGDGAVVGARSLVRGQKVPARTAVAGTPARIIREGVTWREDDAP, encoded by the coding sequence ATGCCTTCCGTGACCGGGTGGACCCGGGGAGAGACGCTCAGCCCTGCCCACCGGCGGCGGCTGCTCGGTGCCGGTGTCGACCCCGAGGTCCTCGGCGTACTGACCCTCCGGCGGGTGCTCGACCCGCTGCCGGGGTGGTGGCACGACGGCGGGAACGCGCTCTACCTCGGTGAGGGCGCGGTGGTGGACCCGGCGCTGGTCGGGCGGCTGGCCCTCTATCCCTTCGCCGACGCCCTGGTCGTGGTCGCGGCCGACCTGACCAACCTCGTCTCGCTGCTGGTCGGGGGTGACGAGGCGACCGTGTTCCTCGGCCCCGGCACCGAGCTGACCGCCGGTGAGATCTACTGCGGGGCCCGTTCCGCCGTCGTCCTCGACGGTGCTGTCCTCGCCACCCGGTGCGCCGTCATCGACGCCCGCAACGGCGGCTCGATCATCGCCCGGACCGATCAGCTCTGGGCGGCCGACGTCTACGTCGCCACCGACGACATGCACCGGCTCGAGGACGTCGTCACGGGGGAGCGGATCAACCCGTACGGCGCCACCATCCGGCTCGGTCGCCACGTCTGGCTGGGCCGCGACGCGGTGGTGACCGGTCACGTCGACATCGGTGACGGTGCCGTCGTCGGGGCGCGCAGCCTGGTGCGGGGTCAGAAGGTGCCCGCGCGGACCGCCGTCGCCGGTACCCCGGCGCGGATCATCCGCGAGGGGGTCACGTGGCGCGAGGACGACGCCCCCTGA
- a CDS encoding DUF6328 family protein, translating into MDSSTERSAAGTDDQTEHRPDDRPDDQPDDQPDDRPDDQPDGRDETHAERMDRLFDDLLQELRVMQTGAQLTSGFLLTLPFQSRFTTLDDFQRGLYLVLVVLALLTTAFVMTAVAVHQRLTGRQVKDRVVEAAQRLLTAVLTTLALLVDGIAMLVFDVVWHRAAAITAGIVLGLVLVGLLVVLPQRMRRLQ; encoded by the coding sequence ATGGACTCTTCGACGGAACGGTCCGCCGCCGGGACCGATGACCAGACCGAGCACCGACCCGACGACCGACCCGACGACCAGCCCGACGACCAGCCCGACGACCGACCCGACGACCAGCCCGACGGCCGGGACGAGACGCACGCGGAGCGGATGGACCGGCTCTTCGACGATCTGCTGCAGGAGCTCAGGGTCATGCAGACGGGTGCGCAGCTGACCTCCGGCTTCCTGCTCACGCTGCCGTTCCAGAGCCGGTTCACCACGCTCGACGACTTCCAGCGGGGCCTCTACCTCGTGCTGGTGGTGCTCGCCCTGCTGACGACGGCGTTCGTGATGACAGCCGTCGCGGTGCACCAGCGGCTGACCGGCCGTCAGGTCAAGGACCGCGTGGTCGAGGCGGCGCAACGGCTGCTGACAGCGGTGCTGACCACGCTGGCGCTGTTGGTCGACGGCATCGCGATGCTGGTGTTCGACGTGGTGTGGCATCGCGCTGCGGCCATCACCGCTGGGATCGTCCTCGGGCTGGTGCTGGTCGGCCTGCTGGTGGTGCTTCCGCAGCGCATGCGCCGGCTCCAGTAG
- a CDS encoding LLM class F420-dependent oxidoreductase: MKLSTQLAYFGNPREAADQVVALEKAGLDQLWVAEAYGFDAVSLLGYLAAKTDRVELGSGILNIFSRTPAALLQTAAGLDNVSGGRAIIGLGASGPQVIEGFHGVPYDRPLARTREIIDIVRRGLRREALTSDGLYQLPLPAAQGTGLGKPLKLLNRPERSDVPLWVAALGGKNVQMTAEVADGWLPFLVYPEKVGTVWGEALAAGKAERSADLGPLQISAGGLLAIGEGDDVKALLDQMRPIYALYIGGMGARGKNFYNDMARQFGFEKEAKQIQDLYLDGHKRDAEALVPLEWLEAGNLVGPASYVKERIAAFAEAGITSLQVTPAAGTDALASVSQVKEWIS, translated from the coding sequence ATGAAGCTCTCGACGCAACTGGCCTACTTCGGCAACCCGCGCGAGGCCGCCGACCAGGTGGTCGCCCTGGAGAAGGCGGGCCTGGACCAGCTGTGGGTGGCCGAGGCCTACGGCTTCGACGCCGTCTCGCTGCTCGGCTACCTCGCCGCCAAGACCGATCGCGTCGAGCTCGGCTCGGGCATCCTCAACATCTTCTCCCGTACGCCGGCCGCGCTGCTCCAGACCGCCGCGGGGCTCGACAACGTCTCGGGCGGCCGGGCGATCATCGGCCTGGGCGCCAGCGGCCCGCAGGTGATCGAGGGCTTCCACGGCGTGCCCTACGACCGCCCGCTGGCCCGCACCCGCGAGATCATCGACATCGTCCGCCGCGGCCTGCGCCGCGAGGCGCTGACCAGCGACGGTCTCTACCAGCTGCCGCTGCCGGCGGCCCAGGGCACCGGGCTGGGCAAGCCGCTCAAGCTGCTCAACCGGCCCGAGCGCTCCGACGTACCGCTGTGGGTGGCGGCGCTCGGGGGCAAGAACGTGCAGATGACCGCCGAGGTCGCCGACGGCTGGCTGCCGTTCCTCGTCTACCCCGAGAAGGTCGGGACCGTCTGGGGAGAGGCGCTCGCCGCCGGCAAGGCCGAGCGCAGCGCCGACCTCGGGCCGCTCCAGATCAGCGCCGGCGGCCTGCTCGCCATCGGCGAGGGCGACGACGTCAAGGCACTGCTCGACCAGATGCGCCCGATCTACGCCCTCTACATCGGCGGTATGGGCGCGCGCGGGAAGAACTTCTACAACGACATGGCCCGCCAGTTCGGCTTCGAGAAGGAGGCGAAGCAGATCCAGGACCTCTACCTCGACGGCCACAAGCGCGACGCGGAGGCGTTGGTGCCGCTGGAGTGGCTGGAGGCGGGCAACCTGGTCGGGCCGGCGTCCTACGTCAAGGAGCGGATCGCCGCCTTCGCCGAGGCAGGCATCACCAGCCTGCAGGTGACCCCTGCGGCCGGCACCGACGCGCTCGCCTCGGTGAGCCAGGTCAAGGAGTGGATCTCCTAG